AACCCCGGAATTTTTTCTTACTTTGTAGCTTACAAATACAATCCCTTAGTAATGGATAAAAGGTCTCAGGTTTTCAGTTGGATATTTCATTCGAATGGCTATCGCAAGCTATTAGTATCGCTCATTTTTGCCCTCGCCTGTTCAGCCGCACTATTGCCTTTCCACCTTAGCCTCATAACGCGCATTATGGCGGGTTGGGATGTATTTGCCCTTGCCATGACAGGAATGATGTGGTTCCTTTTTTGCACAACTACCGCTGCGGAACAGAAAAGGATTGTAAAAAAACAGGACGATAACATAAGCACCATATTCGCAATCGTGCTTACGGCTGTGTGCATAAGCTTTTCCGGTGCCCTGTTGCTTATATTTAATAACGATAAGCCCTCATTTGATAATAGCGTATCAACCATTGTTACACTAATTGCTATAGGCTTGTCGTGGATATTGTTCCATACAATCTTTACCGTACGTTATGCGCATTTGTACCATGACGACACAATCATAAAGCACGAGAATGGGTCCGGCGGTATAAACTTCCCGAATCCAGATGCGCCCGATTATATTGATTTTGCCTATTTCTCATTTGTGATCGGAATGACCTTCCAGGTATCTGATGTGACCATTTCCTCCAAAACGATACGCAGGTTTGTTTTACTTCACAGCCTCATTTCATTCGTATTCAATACGATAATCGTGGCATTGGTCGTAAATATTATAGCCGGAAGCAAGATCCATGGATGAGGGTTGAAAAGCCGGACAAAAAATATTTTACTTATTGGTGATATTGCATGAATTTTTGCCACTTATCTTTATAAACGTCATATTATGGTTGAAAATAAAACTATCGACAGTGACAGCCGCAAGGCAAGGCTGGAAGCGCTGTACATAAAAGCCTTCCCGCTTGTGGCGCGCTATGTGGCAAAAATGGGAGGCACCCGTGATGAAGCAAAAGATATCTTTCATGATGCACTGCTCCTCTATATGGAAAAAGAATACAGTACAGGTATTAACCTTCAATACAGCGAGGCCTCTTATATCCTGGGCATTGCGCGCCACCTTTGGGCAAAACGCGGTACTGCATCAGCCCATACTATTGAGGAGTTAGCTATAACCCATGACGACCAACATTATACCGAAGTTGCATCGCTCAGACTGTCCGGCCTGCTGGCCAAGGGCGGGCGCAAATGCCTCGAGCTGCTGTCGGCGTTTTATTATGAGAAACTGGATATGGAAAGCCTTGCACAACGTTTCGGGTTTGCGGGGGCGCGTTCGGCTACCGTGCAGAAATTCAAATGCCTTGAGAAAGTAAAAGATGTCGTAAAAGCCAAATCGCTGCAGTATGAAGACTTCATGGAATGAAATGCAGGCCATAGAAAGCTACGTGCTGACTGCCGGTAAGCCTGAAGACCGGGTGCTCTTTCAGGCAAGGCTATTGCTTGAACCGGAGTTGAGGGAAAAGACCTATTGGCAACAGGAAACCTATGCCGTAGCTAATGAATATGGCCGCCTTAGGCTGAAAGAAGATATTGAGCAGATAGCCAATGAAATAGCCATGTCCAAAAAATACGCATCCTTCCGCCAAAAGATCCTGGGTATCTTCAGCAAGTAATCCATACAACATACTATTATCCGTGCACCTTTTTTAAGGTGGCGGCTCCCT
Above is a genomic segment from Flavobacterium album containing:
- a CDS encoding DUF1345 domain-containing protein; this encodes MDKRSQVFSWIFHSNGYRKLLVSLIFALACSAALLPFHLSLITRIMAGWDVFALAMTGMMWFLFCTTTAAEQKRIVKKQDDNISTIFAIVLTAVCISFSGALLLIFNNDKPSFDNSVSTIVTLIAIGLSWILFHTIFTVRYAHLYHDDTIIKHENGSGGINFPNPDAPDYIDFAYFSFVIGMTFQVSDVTISSKTIRRFVLLHSLISFVFNTIIVALVVNIIAGSKIHG
- a CDS encoding RNA polymerase sigma factor, with amino-acid sequence MVENKTIDSDSRKARLEALYIKAFPLVARYVAKMGGTRDEAKDIFHDALLLYMEKEYSTGINLQYSEASYILGIARHLWAKRGTASAHTIEELAITHDDQHYTEVASLRLSGLLAKGGRKCLELLSAFYYEKLDMESLAQRFGFAGARSATVQKFKCLEKVKDVVKAKSLQYEDFME